TAAGGCTTGAGCAGAGCGGAAAAATAAATATTACCTTCGGGAGAGAACCAGCCGCTCCCCGGCTTACCCCGGCCTCCGGTCTGATGGTCGGCAATAATTACCGTCCCTTCCCCCTCTCCACGCATAACAAGCCGCCGAGCCTCGTCGCTGGTCGAGTCGATCACCGGATAATGAACGATCTTTCTGCCGATGATCATGCTCAATTAAAAACGGTACATCAATCCGACCGCCGCCAGGTCTGACGCGTCGCCAAGCTGCATATCTTGATGGACCCGGTAAGCGGCATCAAGGTCGATATTCGGGGAAAGAGAATAGATGATCCCGCCTTCCGCGGTGAAACGGGCCAGGTCTCCCGTATATTTCAAGTCGCTCCCCACCCTGATGTCCCCCCGGCCAAAAAGCCTGGCATTTTCAGCCACCAGCTGGACCAGCTTGCCGCCGAAATTAACCGTCCCGTTCTCCAGCGGGCGGTTGAAATTATCATAGCCGGCAAAATCAAACCGATCTTCGACAAAAGCCGGACTGATGTATTCGGCGCCGATCTTGGCCGCCTGAACGGTAAAAACCGTTCCGGTATCCCAGGGATCGTTCAAAGAGACGCTCCCCGCGACCATCATTCTCTTTTTTTCGGTGCCGAACCCGACCGTCCCGCTGGCGGTGACTTTTTCACCAAACGGAGCGGTAACCGCGACCTTGGCCCTGGCCGTCCGGTCAGCAACAGAAAAAGATCCTGACGAGAGATAATCGCCGGTCAGCTCCAATTTAACAACATTAAGGTTGAAACCGACGGAGCCGGTCAACAGGCTGGAATTAACCTTGCCGGAAAAGTCTCCCTGGGGACGGGAGTAAAAACCACCTTTTATTTCCGCGCCATATAATTGAGTGATCGCCAAAACCCCGCTGTCCGGCCGGAGATAAGTAACCCCAATGTCGCTCGGAACGGAGCCGGTCGGATCGGCGATGTGCCGTTTTGGCCCCGGACCAAGGATCACCTTGACTTCGACAGGCTCCAATTTGATCCTTGATTCAACATCCATGAGCTCGGGGACCAGCTTTCCGCGGCCGGCCGCCCCGGTCCCGTCGTCATAGAAACCATAATCCATCGTATCAAGGTTGATCTTTATCCCGGCCCCCTCGCTAAACTCGCGGGAGGCGGTCACCATCAACCGGTAATTACCCAGGGTTCCCGGTTTCGCTCCTTTGGTCGCCAGGACATTCCCCGCTTCCCATCTGCTGGCATATTGGCCGGCAACTTCCATCTCGTCATTTGACTTTGGCCGCCGCTTAAGTTCAACGATCTGATCGCGGAGATCGCCCAATTTCTTTTCAAAATCCTTCCCCTCTAAAGAGTCGGCTATTTTCGACAAAAAAAGCGCGGTTTCGTAGCGGGTGATCGGTTGATCACCGCGGTAGGTCCCGTCTGGAAAGCCTTTGGTCACCCCAAGCCGGATCAGGTCGTAAACTGCCGAATAGGCCCAATGGTCTGCCGGCAGGTCTTTGATCTTAACCTCATCGGTTTGCCCCAGCGCGGCGCCGGTTAAAACAAATAAAAGCAACAAATTAATTATTAATTTAAACATAGCTATTTAACTTATTAACCGCGCAATTAATTGCGCGGTTAAATCCAGGATCATTTTAATATTTCTTTATCTTATCCAGCTCTTATTACCAATTTTTCAGTATAGACGCTTAAAAGACTGTTTTCAACCCTAATTGCGCGATCGAAGACGCAATCACCCCTCCGGCCAATCGATATTTCAATTCCAGCATGGAATATGCCGATAATTTATTCCCCAGGGTCAATTCCGCTATCTGATTGGATCCGGGGCCGACCTGGTCTCCGGCTAATAATAGATAATAATTGTTGAATTCATGCCAATAGCGGAAACCAAGCTCATACGCCCCGTCGCTTAAGGGGTGGCTGAAAGTATCGTAGATCGGATAATAGCCTTCTCCCCGATGCAGGCCGCCGATCTTTTGTCCGATCAGGGTCAGTTTGTTCCAGAGAGACAATTCTCCTTTGAAATACAAACCTTGATCAAAATCGGTCAGACGGCCAGCTCCGATAAGCAGTTCATAGCGCAGGTTGGCGGTCGGCGCGGCTCTAACGGTCAGGTCAAAATGAGCGGCTTTCCGCTCGCCGTTAACGAACAACCTGGGATTAATCCCCACCTTAAATCCGCGAAAGTTTTGCAAAAGCGGAAAAGAGAGCTCTTCTTCTGAGACCAGACCGGTCGGATCACTGCTCCTTGCCAGATATTCCACCCCAAAAGCGGTATTGCGGTAGCTGGTCGCGAGTTTAACCCCTCTTTTCAACCGTCGATAAACTGTTCCATTTTCTGATGGAAAAAGGGGATCACTTAAATGGACAACATCCCCCGGCCCGGAACTAACGGTCAAGGTCGACCCGTTGAATTTTATCCACCCTTCAACGGCCAGCAGCTCCCTCACCAGATCGCGCTGGGCATTGTTGAACCCGCTATCCATCGAATCAAAGCCGATCTTCAGTCCGGAACTTTCATCAAACTTCTGGTCCAGGTCCAAAGCCAGGCGGTAGCTGAACTGGCTATTGGAGGCTCCCCCAACCTGCCCCGATCTGACCTCACCGTCCATCATCCCTCTAAAAGAAAAGAGGTTTTCTTTTTTGGGAATTTTCAGCAAATTCACCTCGGCGCGGAGCTCGGCCAAAAGCTTTTCATGTTCGGCCTGGAGCTTGTCTTCGGCGGTCTCGAATTTGGTTAAAAAGGCCGCCCCCTCGTAGCGCGAAAGCGGTTTATGCCCCTGATAAGTATCGTCGGGAAATCCTTTGGTCACTCCAAGCTCAAGCAGCCGGGCAACCGCGCCATAAGCATAGTGCCCATAAGGGACATCTTTTAGCCGATAAACATCACCGTCGTCAGAAAAAGCAAAAACAGAAGGGACGGGCAACAACAAGAACGGGGAGAGCATCAGAAAAATAATTGTCAGTTTTTTTATCATCACAAATATTTAAATATCTCTTTCGCGATCCCCAGCGCCGCATCAGGTTTGCTGACCCGTTTAATGTTTTTTTTCATTGCCTCATATTCGCCGTTGGTCCTGATCCGATTGACCAGATCAACCACTTTTTTGGGGTCCTTGCTGACTTTGCCAACCTTTTCCTTGACGACATAATCAACATTCCCTTCTTCCTGCCCCGGCAGCCATGAAGTAATGATGATCGGCAGGTTTTTTGCCAGGGCTTCAGCGATCGTTCCCGGCCCTGCTTTGGTAATGATCAGGTCCGATCTTCCCATGACTTCAGGGACCTGGTCGGTAAAGCCAATCACCTCAAGCTCAAAGCTGAACCTGGCAGACTTTTTTTTCAGCTCTTCTTCCAGGCTTTTGTTGCGCCCGCAGATCGCGATCAGCCGCCCGTTAAAGCGGGCCCGGTCAAATTCTTTGATGATCTCCCCCATTTTGCCGGCACCTTCGCCCCCCCCCATTAATAAAATGGTAAACTTGTCCTCTTTGGTTCGTTTATTCTTCTGGGCCAGGAGAAATTTTGGGTCTATCGGCATGCCGATCACTTTAACTTTGTTCTCCGGCATGCCGTAGGTAATGGCATTCCGGCGCGCCTCTTTTGTCCCGACTATCACCAGATCGGTCTCCGGCTTGATCCAGGCCCGATGCAAAGTGACCGGATCGGTAATGACCACAACGAACGGGATCTTCAGCCCGCTCGCCCGGATCGCCTGAACGGTCAAATGATTGACCATGGGATGGACCGAAACGATCAGCTCCGGCCGGCGGACCACGATCAGCTTGGTCAGTTCTTTTAGAATGAAAGGCCGCGAGATCTTTTCCAGCTGGGCCAGCTTTTTCTGGTCGTCAAGCCAGTAATACAGCATCCCCCAAAGTTCCGGAGAATATTTAATGACCGGGGCATAGAGCCTGGCAAAAACATTGAGGAAGCCCGAGCACTGGGCAAACGCGTCGACCATTTCCTGGTTAAAACGGCCCGGCTTCAGCTGCTCAACCGCTTTGATTATGGCGTTGACGGCGGAACGGTGGCCTCCGCCGGTATCGGAAAAAAGATAGAGGACCTTCTTTTTCATGATCGGTCGCATTATAACATATAGCGACTTGTAATAATATCGCGGCCAATGTAAAATTCTTGCAAGCTCATAAACATGAAAATTAAAATTGAAAAGCTTCAAGCTTATATCGCCATTAAATGGGGATTGGTCCTGATCTCTTCTCCGGCGTTAATCTTCGGCTTATTGATCGGGGGAGTGTCGGCCGCAGAGTTCTTGTTCCTTTCCTTGCTGCTTATTTTAAGTTCCGCGATAAACTTCTACCTGTTTTATTTGGAGCGGAAGACCGACTTCTCCAGAAAAAGATTGTACGCGCCTGTGTTCTTTGATATTTTTCTGATCATTCTCGCGATCAATTACAGCGGGGGGATCGAAAGCGGCTGGCTCTATCTTCCGGCGGTCTTTATTTTGGTCGTCAGCATGATCTTTCCTCTTTATCAAAGCCTCGCTTACACTGCCTTTGCCTACCTGCTCTTGGTCGCCCTTTTTCTGGCGCAATATTTCAATGTTATGCCGCATCATGCGATGATCTCAGGCCTGCAGCTCCCCTGGCGCGCCCAAGGCTTTTTTGTCGACCGGTTGTCCAGTTATTTCGCTCTTTATTTTTTAACCGCTTTAGCCGGCAGCCTGCTGAACCGGCAGATCGAGAAAGGACTGCAGCAGGCAACCCTCTCCCAGACAGAATCGGAAAACTCCAGGCGGGCGCTGATGAACATCGCCAGCGACCTGAAAAGCGCCCAACAAGATCTGGAGTCCAGGGTTAAAGAACGGACCGCTTCGCTGGAAAAAATAAAAGCCGAGCTGGAACTCAAGGTCAGAGCCAGGACAGCCGACCTGGAAAACAGCCGAAAAGCGATCCTGCACATGATGAAAGACCTGAAAGAAGACATCAAAAAACTGCGAGAAGTCGACCAGATCAAAACCGAGTTCCTCTCCATGATCTCCCACGAACTGCGGACCCCCCTCACCCTGATCAAAGGATACGTCTCGCTCCTTCTGGCAGGAAAGATCGGGCCCCTTTCGTCCGAACAGATGAAAACGGTCAATATTGTCGCCCGACAAGGGGAGCACCTGCAGACCATGATCGAAAGCATCCTCGATATTTCACGGCTTGAGATCGGCAAACCGATCCCTTTAATCAAGGCCCCGATGTCAATCAAGCTTACTCTGGAAAGAACGATCGAAGCGATAAAACTGCAGGCCGACGAAAAGAAGATCGAGCTGGCAGCGGATATCTCCGGTTTTCTCCCCACGATCATCGGCGATGAGACCAAGATCAAACGGCTCTTTATTAACATCCTGGGGAACGCACTGAAGTTCACCCCCGAAGGTGGAAAGATCACAGTAAACGCCTTTGTTGATGATTCCCAGGTGAAGGTAGAAGTGATCGACAACGGGATCGGCATCAGCCAGGAAAACTTGGGGAAATTATTTGAAAAGTTCTTTCAGGCGGACAGCTCAATTACCCGAACAGCCGGCGGAATGGGAATGGGACTGGCGATCGCCAAGGAACTGGTCGAACTGCACGGCGGTAAAATTAAAGCTGAATCGGCCGGGCCCGGAAAGGGAAGCAAATTTACCTTTTCCCTGCCGATCAATTCTTTATAGGAAGGGAAACATGACATCCACGATCCTGCCGGTTGAGGTCCTTGGAACAGGTTATTATGTTCCACCCAATATCGTCACCAATCATGATTACGAGTTGAAGTACGGCGTCTCCCCGGAATGGATCAAACAGGTGACCGGGGTTGAAAAAAGGCATATCGCCACCCCCGACCTGGCCTGCTCCGACCTGGCCCGCCCGGCGGCCGAGCTCGCCCTCAAGAATGCCGGGCTGGGCCCCGAAGAGATCGACCTGATCATCCTGACCTCAATGGGACCGGACTTTGCCTCTCCCCCGACATCCGCCATTGTCCAGGGGCAGATTGGCGCGATCAACGCCGGCGCGTTCGACCTTGACTGCGCCTGCCTCGGTTTCCCCTGGGCCTTTTTTGTCGCCGCCAACCTGATCAATTCAGGCGGGTTCAACAAGATCATGCTTATCAGCTCCGAGCTCGGCTCGCGCTGTTCCAATTATAACGACCCCAACAGTTTTGTTCTGCTGGGTGACGGGGCCGGGGCGGCGATCATCGGGAAAAGTCGCGGCCAGGGTAAAGGAATTCTCTCCCATTATTTTAAAACTGACGGCAAACAGGCCGACGTCGCTTCGATCAGGGCCTGGGGATCGCGTCATTCACGCCTGACCCCGGAAGAGATAGACAACTTTGCCTTCAACATGCAAGGAAAAAAGATCTATAAATTCGCGACCGCGGCCCTGCCGGAAGTCATCGATAAGCTTGTCGGACTGGCCAAGATCGCCAAGTCCGAACTTTCCCTGGTGATCCCCCACCAGGCCAACCGCCGTATTATAGAAGCGGCCAGAAAAAGAAGCGGCTTGCCCGAGGAATCTTTTTTCATTAATATTCAGGATTTTGGCAACACCGGATCGGCGACCATTGCCATTGCCTTTGCTCAAGCAGCGGAACAGCAGCGGCTCATCCCCGGCAAGAAAATTATCCTGGCCGGCTTTGGCGCCGGACTTTCCTGGGGAGGGATCCTTGTTCAAACTTAAGGAGAAACAATGGGACATTATTTGACCACCTTTTTTTCCGGACTGATAACCCTCTCCCTGGGAATATTTGTCTTTTATTTTTCCACCAATAAAGACATCAAGCCCAAGTTCCTTGTTTTCTGCTTAGCGATCGCCGGCTGGAATTTTGCCGGCAGCATCATGGAATTCCAGGTTCATCGTCACATCGTTCCTTTTCTCGCCTCAAGAATAAGCATCGCTTTCGCTTCTCTGGTTTTTCCCGCCTTCCTGGACTTTGTCTTTTCCTTTCCCAAAAAAGATGACGATCAGAAAAAAACTTATTTTATTTATCTTTTTTATCTTTTAGGGGTTATTTCCGCCGTCATCTCCTTAACTTCTGGTTATGTTCAACAGTTCATCTTTGACCAAGGAGGAGGGGTCCTGCGGGTCTTCCGGCCCAGCTTCTTATATTTTGTCCTATTTGCCATTGCCAGCCTTTTATACGGCTTATATCTGCTGGTCAAAAAATACCTGGCGGTTAGAAGCCGGGCTGACCGCTCGCGCCTGAATTATCTGATACTGGGGATCGCTTCGGGTTTTTCTTTTGCCGTTATTTTCAGCATCATTCTGCCGACCATAAAGATAAACCGCTTCTTTTATTTAGGGGAGCTTGGCCCGCTCGCTTTTGTCGGCCTCACCACTTACGGCATCTTAAAGTACCGTTTGATGAACATTGTACTGGTGCTCAAAAAAACTACCGCTTATTCCCTGATCACCACCGGGATAACCTTCATCTATTTAGCGCTCATCATCTCTTTTGAAATGCTGTTCCGGAGCATTTATTCCGGACAGTATTCGATCTGGATGGCCCTGCCGGCAGCGCTGGTCATCGCTATCACTTTTATTCCGATGCGCAATTACTTTCAGGGGATAACCGACCAGCTCTTTTTCCGCCAATCCATTGAATACCGCAAGATCCTCCGGGAAGTGACCCACGCCATCTCTTCGGTCACCGACCTTAAGGTCCTCTTTCGGCTCATTGACCAGACGGTGGTCAGGGTAATGTGCATTAAAACCGTTTCGGTCCTGTTGCTGGAAGAAAAACAGGGCCATTATGTGGTAGAAAAGACCAACGGCTTGCCTAAAACGTTTGAAGGGGTCTCTTTGAAGAAAGACAACCCTCTTATTGTTTACCTGAACGAGATTAAAGAGCCTGTCCGGCTCGATGAATTACGGGAACAATTCTATGACCAGCCAGGCAAAGAAGAAAGGGGAAAACTGGCGGAGATCATTAAAGAACTGGAAAATCTTTCCTCGGCGGTTGCGGTCCCCTCTTTCGTTAAAAACAGGCTGGTTGGCGTATTAACGCTGGGAGAAAAATTGTCCGAAGAACCGTACAACCAGGAAGATATTGAATTGATCTCAACCATGGCCTCGGAAGCCGGGATTGCCATCGAGAACGCCAAGCTCTACCGCGACATCGTCGAAACCAAGGATTATCTCAATTCAATCATCCAAAACAGCGACGACGCGATCTTCACCCTCGATCTGGACGGCACCGTCCTCACCTGGAATTCCGGAGCGGAAAAGATCTTCGGCCGCCCTCCGGTCTTCCTTAGCCAAAGCGAAACCCAGGAGTTTGTCGGCCGGATCAGCGCCGGAGAAGAAATCAAGGCGCTCGAGGTCGGAATCAACACCAGAGAGAGGGGCCGGGTCGATCTGCTATTGTCCTGCTCTCCCATCAAGGGGGCCGAGGAAAAAATGATCGGCGCCTCCCTGATCCTCAAAGATATCAGCGGGCTCAAAAAAGTCGACCAGACCAAGCGGGAATTTCTCTCTATCGTCAGCCACGAACTCCGCACCCCCCTCACCCCGATCAAAGGATATGTCTCCATCCTTCTCCAGGGGAATATCGGCCCGCTGGAACCACGCCAAAAAAACGCCCTAGAAACAGTCCTTAAGAACACCAATCACTTGCAGGATCTGATCGAATCGATCATCGACATCTCCCGCCTTGAGGCCGGCAAGCCCCTGGAAACCGAGAAGGAACCTTTCTTTTTGGAAAAAATGATCAAAGAGAGCGTCGATAACGCCGCCCCTTCTTTCACCGCCAAGGGGATCGGCCTTTCTTTTGATCATCACGACGGGGACATCGCGGTGATCGGCGACCGGAAGAAAATAACCCAGGTCATGGACAATCTCCTCGGCAATTCCTTGAAATTTACTCCGGCCGGAGGAGCGGTCAAAGTCACCATGAACCGAGAAGAAGGGGGCGTCAGGATTACCGTCTCTGATACCGGGATTGGACTGGACGGAAAAAATCTTTTTAAAATATTCGAGCGTTTCTTCCAGGTAGACAGCTCATATACCAGGGCGACCGGCGGGATCGGCATGGGACTGGCGATTGCTAAAGAGGTCGTGGAAGCGCACGGGGGACGAATCTGGGCGGAATCGGAAGGACCGGGACATGGATCGAAATTTATTTTTACCCTGCCGCTTAGTTAAGCGTAATACCAGGCGACCGTTCGCTTCAACCCTTCTTTAATATCGCAGGCGGCTTGCCAGTTAAGTTCTTTTTTGGCCAGGCGGCAGTCAAGGACACTGCGAAAAAGCTCGCCCGCCCGCGGCGGGGCGTAAACGGCCGCTTGATCAAATTTGAACTGCTCTTTTAGAATACCATAAAGCTGGTTGACCGATGTCCCTACCCCGGTCCCAATGTTAAATAACCGGTTATCCCCTTTTGTTAAAGCGATGAGATTGGCTCTGGCAACCTCTCCAACATAAATATAATCCCGTAATTGCTCACCGTCGCCATAGATCGTCGGGACTTCTTTCTTTTTTATTTTCCCGCAGAAAATAGCGATCACCCCGGCTTCTCCCAGCGGGTCCTGGCGCGGGCCATAGACATTGCCGTAACGGAGGACCGTATATTTTAAACCATAAAGCTGTGAATAAGCGTGCAGATACATCTCAACCGAGCGCTTAGTGATCGCGTAAGGGGAGATCGGCTCCATGGGGTGGTCTTCCGCCGCCCCGTTTGGTTCTTTGACCTCGCCGTAAAGAGCTCCGCCGGTCGATGAAAAGATAATTTTTCCGACCTTAGCGTCCCGGGCGGCGTTAAGGAGGTTGAGCGTCCCAAGTTCGTTTATTTCAGCGTTAAAGATCGGGTCAGTGACCGATTTTCTGACATCGATCTGGGCCGCCAGATGGTTGATCAATTCCGGCTTGAAATCAGCAATTATCCCGGAGAGGGCCTGGTCCCGCAGATCATTCTGAAAAAAAACCGCTTTGGGGTTGAGGTTCTCCTTCTTGCCGGTCGAAATATTATCCAGGACAGCAACTTCATGCCCAGCGTCTAGATAACAGTCGACTATGTTTGAGCCGATAAATCCGGCCCCTCCGGTAACCAGGATCCTCATTTATTTTTTTTCGCCAAAAGTTCGTTGTAGATCCCTATGACTTGTTGAACGATGGTCTTCCAGCTGTATTTGGTCTCGACCTGCTGGCGGCCGTGGCGTCCCATCGCCTTGGCTTTTTCCGGATCGGCCAGGATCTGGCAGATCGCGGCGGCCAGCGCGTCAGGGTCCTGTTTAGGCACAAGCAAGCCGGACTGGCCGACATCCATTACGGCGTTCGGGCCAGGGATATCGGAGGCGACAATCGCGGTGTAGTTAGCCATCGCTTCCAGCTGGACGATCCCAAAAGCTTCCAGCCGATTGATCGACGGAAAAATGTAAGCGATCGAAGTGTAATAGAGCTCGACCAATTTGTCAAAGGTCGCCGTTCCCAGGAAAGTGATCGCCGGACCAATATTAAATTGGGTCACCAGGTCTAAAATATGGGCCTTCTCTTCCCCATCGCCGCAAATGACCAGCTTGGTGTCAGGGAATTTTTCCAGCACTTTTGGCATCGCCTTAACCAGATAATCGCACCCCTTGTTCCCCGCCAACCGGCCAAGAAAAAGGATCTGCCGGGGATTTTTCTTGTCCGGCGTCAGATTAAGTTTTTTCTGTATCTCGTCGATCTTATCGGAAAATATCCCGATCGGAATAACTTTGTGCGGAACATTTTTCATGACCGGCGAGGTTGAGGCGTAGGTTTCGGTCGTATTGTAGATCGTGTCCGCCTTGGCCAACAGCATCCTGGCGTAAAGGTTATTGGCCCCCTCAAATAACGGGACAAGCCATTGCGGAACAGGAACGCCGAAATACTTTTCCGAAACAGTAACGTCGCAATGGTAGGTCACGATCAAAGGCTGCTTGATCTTGCCGGCGACCGAACGGAGAAAGCTGAAAGCCGGCACGTGAACGTGAACGATATCGAAGCCTTCCAGCATTTTCAGGTTGAATTGGGTGCTGACCGGCAGATAACTGAACATATCGACCGCGTCAAGCCGGATAACTTTGATCCCTTCCGGCAGTGTTTCCCGGGCCGGCGCGTTCTTGGCTTTGGGCAAATTATTGGTGATGACCGTTACCTCGTGACCTTCTTTGATCAGCGCGGTGGAAAGATCCCGGACATATTTCTCGGTACCGCCGGTGTGAGGGAAAAAATACGGGGAAAGCATCACGATCTTCATATATTTGCTCCTTTTCGCCAAGCGTCGAATCTCGAATACAGATTCAACCAATAGTAGCGATCCGGCCTTTGGCTAAAGGATGGTAACATATACGGCCAGCGCATGCAAGACGAGCAGGCCGCTTCCCGACCCTGCCGTCCTCCCCGATTGTAAAAACAGGGTTTAACGAACTGCCCATCGGGCATGACGGTCAAGGTCGTCTCTTCGGCCAAACAGCGGGGGAAAATCAGATTATTCCCGCCCCGCTTGATAAATTCCAGCGCTGCCCGGTTGACCAAAACATGCTTCCGCCTGGCAAAATACAAAATATGGGCAATGGTCACTTTCTCAAAACCCTGTGTCCCATAATAATCATAGACCGGGGAAAGATTTAAATATACCCCCAGCCTTTTTGCCAAATCAACCATTTCCGGAAGGAAACGGACGCTGTCCCTGGTCATGGTATATTGAATGATCGCGGTTTCCCCAAGGCTTCTGGCATATTCGATCGCCGGCACGACCTGGTTAAAGCATTCCACTCCCCGGCTCCGATCGTGTTCTTCCATGATCGGATAATCAAGCGCAAAATATATGGCATGCGCCAACCCTTTCAGCTCCCGGCCGACTTCCTGGTAAAGGATCCCGTTGGTCATTAAACCGACCCAAAAATTATTTTTTCGCCCCTGACGCAATATTTCCGGCAGGTCGGCCCGCAGCAGCGGCTCCCCTCCGGTAATAAAAACTTTTCTCCCTCCCCGGATCCGCATTTCCCTGAATATTTTCTCATGGTCGGTCGTTTCAACGAACTGCTCCTGTTCCGTCCAAACACGGCAAAACTCGCAGGCATCGTTACAGCGCAGGGTTATATAATAATTGCAGGTTTTTGACATCTAATCTAAACAGCACTTTTTTTGGCGCTCGATCTTCAGCTTGAGCCGGCCAAGCTCGGTGATCGCTTCTTTCTCCCGCAGTTGGATCTCCAGTTTAATGGCAACCAGCTCCGCCTCCGCTTCTCTGTCCCCAAGATTTTTTTCCCAGGTCTCGCGCCAATGCTCTTTTGTCCGCTTAAGTTTGTTTAAAACCCTCCGGCGGAGGCATTCAAAAGAGAATTCCAGTTCAGTTATCCCCATCAGGCGCGCCTTAATTTCGGCAGGAGAACGCCGATCACCCCGACCAAAAGAAGGGCCCAGCCAAGCATCGCCATCGAATTAGTTATCCCGGCCAGATCGGCGATCCAGCCAAATAATACGACCGGGAGAGTAAAAGCGGAATTGACCAGCATATTTTGCACGCCGAAGACCCGCCCCCTGATCTGCCGCGGGATCCGATGTTGTAAGATGGTCTGAATCGTCGAGGTAATATAAATATTGCCGACCCCGAGCAGGGTGATCAAGACCAAGGCCAGGCGCAGATCTTTGACCATGGCCAGCCAAACGATCAGTCCGCCGGAAAGAAGAAAGCTCGCGGTCACGATCGTTCCCATCTTTAAGAAATACCTGATCCGCTCCAGGGTGAACATCCCGATCAGCATGCCGACCCCGACCGCGATGATCAGATAGCCAAAATTCCTCTCGCCGATCTTTAAC
This DNA window, taken from Candidatus Margulisiibacteriota bacterium, encodes the following:
- a CDS encoding radical SAM protein; amino-acid sequence: MSKTCNYYITLRCNDACEFCRVWTEQEQFVETTDHEKIFREMRIRGGRKVFITGGEPLLRADLPEILRQGRKNNFWVGLMTNGILYQEVGRELKGLAHAIYFALDYPIMEEHDRSRGVECFNQVVPAIEYARSLGETAIIQYTMTRDSVRFLPEMVDLAKRLGVYLNLSPVYDYYGTQGFEKVTIAHILYFARRKHVLVNRAALEFIKRGGNNLIFPRCLAEETTLTVMPDGQFVKPCFYNRGGRQGREAACSSCMRWPYMLPSFSQRPDRYYWLNLYSRFDAWRKGANI
- a CDS encoding glycosyltransferase family 4 protein, whose amino-acid sequence is MKIVMLSPYFFPHTGGTEKYVRDLSTALIKEGHEVTVITNNLPKAKNAPARETLPEGIKVIRLDAVDMFSYLPVSTQFNLKMLEGFDIVHVHVPAFSFLRSVAGKIKQPLIVTYHCDVTVSEKYFGVPVPQWLVPLFEGANNLYARMLLAKADTIYNTTETYASTSPVMKNVPHKVIPIGIFSDKIDEIQKKLNLTPDKKNPRQILFLGRLAGNKGCDYLVKAMPKVLEKFPDTKLVICGDGEEKAHILDLVTQFNIGPAITFLGTATFDKLVELYYTSIAYIFPSINRLEAFGIVQLEAMANYTAIVASDIPGPNAVMDVGQSGLLVPKQDPDALAAAICQILADPEKAKAMGRHGRQQVETKYSWKTIVQQVIGIYNELLAKKNK